GATGACCCCGGCGCCCACCGTCCGGCCGCCCTCCCGAATCGCAAACCGCAGCCCTTCCTCGATCGCCACCGGCGTGATCAGCTCAATCTCCATCCGCACGTTGTCCCCGGGCATCACCATCTCTACCCCCTCCGGTAG
The genomic region above belongs to Chloroflexota bacterium and contains:
- the tuf gene encoding elongation factor Tu (EF-Tu; promotes GTP-dependent binding of aminoacyl-tRNA to the A-site of ribosomes during protein biosynthesis; when the tRNA anticodon matches the mRNA codon, GTP hydrolysis results; the inactive EF-Tu-GDP leaves the ribosome and release of GDP is promoted by elongation factor Ts; many prokaryotes have two copies of the gene encoding EF-Tu), producing the protein LPEGVEMVMPGDNVRMEIELITPVAIEEGLRFAIREGGRTVGAGVITQVQG